AAGCCGACGAGGACGCAGGGTAGGAAGGTGTAGCCTAATTCTTCGGCGGCGGAACGGGGGGATAAGTGGGGGTCGAGGGGAGGTGGAGAACAGGCGGGGGCGTGGGCGCAGGGGATTTGGAATTGGCGGACGATGAGGTGGCTGATTACAGCTTCGGCACCTGCAACGGGGTCAACGCCTTTGCCTTGGCGATAGTTTTGTTCGATTTGGCTGTCTATATTTTCGGGAAAACGGGCAACGACGGCTATGGCTTCGGCTTTGGCTTTGGTGATGGAAAGTTCAGCCGCCCTGAGTAGGCTATCGGGATTTTGAATTGTTCCCCAGGATGCGCCAGATGCGGCTGTTCGCAGTTCTACGCCTAAAGGGGCATCGGTGATTACGTAGTCGGTGAGATTTAATCCTAAAGTTGCTCTGGCGGCATCGGCTGCTTGCAGGTGTCGCAGTTGCAAGTCGGGCTCGATCGCGCGATCGAGTATTAAACCAATTCGGTTTTGGTGGACTGGACGCAATCCCCAGTATCCAGCGGCAAATTTGTCCAGTCCGTAACCTTCGACGTAGAAGGTATTGGGTAATGGCCAGTATAAGCTAGCACCATTGAGGACGTTGGGGTGAGTGATGAGGCGATCGCAACAAGATGCGATCGCCCTTGCCACTGGCAACGCATCTCCGGCATAACCGCCGATCGATGCCCCAATGCCAGTAGGCACAATCAATACAACCGTGTAAGGACGCTGAAGCAATTTTAAAAGGGGCTAGGGGCTAGGGAAGAGGAAAGGGGGCAGGGGGCAGGGCGCAGGGGGAAAGGGAAAATTTGTGAATTCTGAATTCTGACTTGTGACTTTATCGTTAGATCCTTCATCCTTTTTCCCCTTTCCCTTTCTCTATTCCCTATCTCCTGCTGTGGTTACAACGGCTTCTACACTTACTTTTTGCTGGTCAACATCGACACTAGTAACAGCCCAGCGGAGAGGTTCGCCCCGTTTTGACAATTCTGCCTCGATTTCTTGATGCAGTTTGACAGGCGACTCTTGGAGATCGATTTCTGCGGTAATAAAGTGTGTTGTCATTGCTTTATGTTTTCTGGAATTGTCCAAATTGTAAGTGATAAACTTCGTCTTCTTTTTCAGTGACAATTTTTAAATCGGAACGCGGATAAGCGATACAAAGCAAAACATAGCCTTTTGCTTGAAGTTCTGGACTAACGCCCATTCCATCCGTTTGATCGACTTCTCCTTCCGTAATTTGCGCCGCGCAGGTGGTGCAAACTCCGGCATTGCAGGAACTCGGTAACTCGATTCCCGCAGCATTGGCGGCGCTGAGAATTTGTTGATTTTCTGGAACTTGCAGCGTGTAGGTTTTACCTTGATGCTGAATTTCGACAGTGTAAGTCTTAGACATCTTGCAATTTATCTCAAAACTGGAGAGGTTTTGCCTCAGACCATTAATTTAACTAAATTATTTTACAACTATTGGCAATCTATTCGATATCAATTTCGCGGGGAGGACGGGAGTCATCTTTTTTAAGGGTTTTTCTGCCAGTTTGGAGATAATCTTGATATAAATTGACGAACATTTTAGTTAAATTGGCTAAAGATATTGTTTCTCCATTGATTTGGGCTCTCAGATATCTTTTGAGCAATTCAATATAAGATAAACCAAGTGCCAAGGTTAAAGTAGCGGCAGTCGATGCGGCAATTGCCCCACCGATCACCGTTCCCGTACCCGGTATTAGTTTGATTAAATTAGTAACAATAAATCTCCCGGCTGCCGTTACTCCACCTGCACCACCGATCGCAGATAATAAAGCACCGATGAATGCTTTATCAAATGGTAATCCGAAAATGACATTGATATGAGCTAGCATGGTAGCCTGCACTGGCACTAGCAAAAACGCATCGGAAAAGGGAATGGGAGAAGCGCCAATAATTGCAGAAGATGCCACATAACCAGTAACGTAATTAAATGCTTCTTCTGCTTTTAAATCGATGCTGGCAATTTGTTCTTTCACGAAAGCTTTTTTGGCAACTTCCGGTAGTAGTTCAAAGGTTGCTTCTACCAAACGATTTAATCCGTAAGTTTCTATAAAATATCTGCCAACTTGTTTCGGTTCGGCCAACACTGGAATGATATAGCTAACGGGTAAGTTCTTTTTTTCTAACCATTTGATGAATTCGCTGCTATCTTCTTCATCTACGGAAATTGCTTGGGTCAAAATCAGGATGACTGGCACTTCTTTGAGGTCAATTTCTTTAATCCAATCTTCTTCAAGTTTTTCAAATTTATGTGCTTCGTGGTTGATGCAATACCAAACAACGTGAATGTGTTCTTTGGCGCTAAGTAATCTTTTATCTTCGATCACTTCTGCGACTTCTAGTTGTACTGATTTTACTTGTTCGGCATTCAGTTCCAGTCCGGGAGTATCATATACGGTGATGGGATAATTTTGTTTGGTGTGCTGGCGTATTCCTTCTGTGACGGGTCTACCAACGCCTGTTTCGGCTATGCGATCGCGAAACACGACATTAATCAAAGTACTTTTGCCTACACCTGTTTTGCCAATTACTAAAACATTGCAATGTCCAATTTTATTCTCCATGTCTTTGTATGCTTCACCAATTTTAGTTAACAGGTCATCTAAAGATAAATCTTTGTTTGTCATATGAGTTTTCTCCTGGTTTGCAATCATTTTTTATTTATTAAATAAATACTAGTTGTTAGTTATATCATTGATTCGATCCCCCCTAGCCCCCTTAAAAAGGGGGGAGCCGGATTTATCAAAGTTTCCCTTAAAAAGGGGGATTTAGGGGGATATAAAACGCCTAATCTCATAATTAATTCCTTAAATATTAACCAATTACTTTTCCATTTGAGCGAAATGCTTTTGCAACAATTCATGCACGAATCGATAACGTCCATCAACTTTTTGTAAAAATAGCCTTTCAGTAGCTAGGTTTAGGAAACGACGGTAATTCCACGCTATATAACCATTTCGCCACATCACAAACCGCAGAATCAATTTTTTTACCCCCATTATTCCACCCAATGTGAGGAAAACTCCCAGACGATACAAACGCTTTTGAGAATTTGTTTCTAACCAATTGCGATCGAGCTTTTCGATCGCTACTTCTTGCTGATTTAATTGATACATCTTTTTCGCCAACCATATTAACCATTGGCGCATGGTTTCCGGACGGGGTTCTTTACCTCTAGGATATAATTTGCTATCAATATTTTGGGTTAGCATCCGGCGAACATAGGCATTTAACAAATATTCGTACCGTTCTCTTTTAGAAGTAATCCGTTTCCAAGCGTGAATTAAAATTTCTTCATAAGCTAACGCCATCATGTTTAATAACAAAGGTGTTCTTGCCAAATCTAATAACTGCGGTTCTGTTTTAATGTTTTCCCATAATTCTCGGCTGCGAGAAGCCATTAAATATTCCCTAATTCGATCGGGATTAAGAGGACGTAAATAGATCGCGCCGTGCAGTTTTAACTTAGTTTGACTATTTTTATACTCTTCTAGCCGAGAACTAATAACTAAATGTTTCAGCGCTTTTTCTCCTTCAAGCAACTGATTCACTGCTTTCAGGCATAGTTCTCTTTGGCTTGCTTCCAGTTCGTCTAATCCATCTAGTAAAGGCAATAGTTGTTTTTCTTTAATCCACTTTTTGCTTACCTTATTGCCGATTTTGTATTTAGATTTGAGTTCGGCTACTAACCAATCTGCTATGTTTTCATGTTTCGGTTGCCAAGCAGAGAGATTAAATAGAACGGGAAGCGGTTTTTCTACATCATTTTCAGCACGCGAAATTAACTCCGAAGCAAGTTCTAAAATGGTGGTTGTTTTACCAGAACCGGGCGTACCTAAAATCATTAATTTCCCACCAGTCTGAGCAAAAACTTGCGCGATGCTGACTTCTCGCTTGAGTTGAAAAGCGGAACGCTTGCCAATTTTTACATCTACATCCCAAAGTCGCTGCATTGGTTGGGGTGACGTTTCTTTGAGTAACATAATTCGCACTGAATTGTGCAATGATTGTTCCAGCCGTGCTGTCACCTCATTTTTGACGGCTTTTAGCAATTTATAGCGATTTCCAACACTGCGCCTAGAATGTTTCATTGTTTCTGATACTAACCGAGGAGTTAAAAAACAGGCAGTTATTTAAATTTGCATAAAAATATCCGGTTTCGTCAAAAAACTTCGGGAATTTTCACCAAACTTAAGTAATTAGTAAAAAGGGTTTTTGGGAAGGCGTGCTGTAATAATATGAATAATTCCTCTAGTTCGCTAATTTTAATTATTGCAGGTGCAACGATTTTGGCAGCAACGGTTGGCGTCACTCTGGGAGTGATGCGATCGCAAAATTCACAGCCAACTGTCAGCAACCAGCAGATTGCACCAAATGTTACTTTATCGCCAACACCGGAACCAGAAATAAGTACGCCTCCCAGTAGTAGAGCCATTACACCAGAAACCTCACAACCAACGGAAGAAACTCCCTCATCGGTTGCTAGTGTAACGCCTCAGCCACGAGTTGCTAAAGCTGCTAGCTTAAAAAAAGAGGTATGTACGAGAGCTAATATGGCGATCGTGGCAGATCCCAATCCTCCTCTGAACGTGCGCTCTAGTCCGAAGGTAGAGCCTGATAATATTGTTGGTAAGTTGGAGAATGGTACTCGCGTTTCGGTAGTTGGCGATCGCAATACTTGGTTTCAGATTAACAGTCCCGTCAAAGGGTGGGTAGCCAAAAATCGCACCCAAAGCAGTTGTACCCAAATGAGGGTGAGAGTTTCCTTTGCTTCTGGTGCAAATTCGGCAACGATTAGCGATCGCATAATTGGTGGTGGCGAACACCAATATTTACTCAGGTTACGTAAGGGTCAAACCATGAGTATTAATAGTAACAAAGGTTCTTTTCCCACAATTATCGCACCTGATGGAAAAATTCTCGCCGGAGATCCCTACACCGATGGGGATAGAAACGAATGGACGGGAAATTTGCCAGTTTCGGGAGATTATAAATTACAGTTCGAGTCAAATGGTGCGGGATTTGAGTATGGTTTTTCAGTACAAGTGAAGTAAGATTTTCAACCGCAGATAAACCCAGATAGTATCAATAGGATATCTAAAAAATCATATTAGTTACTTATCTCATGAACAATCCACATCTACATCTGTGTTCATCTGTGTTTATCTGTGGATATCTGTGGTAAAAAAAATTTCAAAATTACTTTTTATGGTATATGGGGAAAAAAGAAATAATACTACTAAGAGTTAGCACTTTATATTAACCACAGATGACCACAGATGAACACAGATGAACACAGATATTTATCAGGATTATTTGCATTGATTTCTGGTGTCTTGTCTCATGAGCTTACTGATCGAGAAGGTGCGTTACACTGAGTTAACGCACCCTACATTTAATGTTAGATGCTCAATCGTTGATAAACTTCATTCAAATGTTTGAGATGATGTTTGGGATCGAAACAAGCTTCGATCTCTTCTGGCGATAACACTTTGGTAACTCGTTCATCTTTGCTAATCAAATTGTGGAAATTCCCTTCTGGTTTATTCCAGGCTTGATGAGCGCAAGATTGTACGATCGCATATGCGTCTTCTCGCCGCAAACCTTTCTCTACCAAGGTTAGCATCACTCGTTGGCTGAACACGACGCCGCCGTAAACGTTCATGTTACGCGCCATGTTTTCTGGGTAAACCAACAGGTGTTTCACCAAATCGATGGTTTCTACTAACATGAAATGTGCGATCGTGCAGGAGTCGGGTAATATCATCCGTTCGACGGAACTATGGGAAATATCCCGCTCATGCCAAAGTGCAACATTTTCTAAAGCAGCTACGGCATTTCCGCGCAAAATTCTTGCCATTCCCGTCAATCTTTCCGATCGAATTGGGTTGCGTTTGTGTGGCATTGCGGAAGAACCTTTTTGTCCTTTGGAGAAGAATTCTTCTACTTCTAAAACATCGGTTCTTTGCAAGTTGCGAATTTCGACGGCAAAGCGTTCGATCGATGCGCCTAATAATGCTAATACTTGCACGAATTCGGCATGACGATCGCGCGATATCACCTGAGTTGATGCGGTATCGGGTTCGAGTCCGAGTTTTTGACAGGCGATCGCTTCTACTCGCGGTTCCACGTTAGCATAAGTTCCCACCGCACCGGATATTTTCCCAACCGCCACGCTGCGGCGCATATTCACCAATCTATCGCGGTTGCGGTGCATTTCCGCCAACCATCCCGCCAGTTTAAACCCAAAGGTGATCGGTTCGGCGTGAATGCCGTGAGATCTCCCAATCATCACCGTTTCGCGATGTTGCTGCGCTTGGTAACGAATGGCTTGGATTAAATCTTCTACCCGTTCCAACAATACATCGACGCTGGCTACCATTTGCAGTGCTAAAGCGGTATCCAGCACATCGGAACTGGTTAAACCCAAATGAATGTACCGTCCCGCATCGCCTACATATTCGTTGACATTTGTCAAGAAGGCGATTACGTCGTGGCGGACTTCCGCTTCAATTTCTTGCACCCGCTTGATGTCAAAGTTAGCTTTTGCTTTGATTTCCTCAACCGCTTCAGTTGGGGTATAACCAAGTTCAGCTTGTGCTTCGCAAACGGCTATTTCCACTGCTAGCCAGGTTTTCAGCTTATAGTTTTCTGTCCACAGGTTGCCCATTTCAGGCAACGTATAACGCTCGATCACAGTCCGCCACATAGTACAACTGTCACATTTTATCGCTATCTGGCACGAGTGCGATCGCAACTTGCAAAGGTTGTACTTTTATAAAAAGGATTGCTATTTGCTTAGTTTTCATATATTGGCATTCCATCTCTAGATAGAGTAAATGCTCCAAAAACCAAAAAAGGATCGGCTAACAGCTATATTTTTACTGAAAAATAATTGTATCTGCTGGGATATGAAGCTTTCTTGCCATAAAGAATATAGTCGAATCATCAGGTAAAGTCAGAGAAGGCGACATGAAAAGAAAGCGTAACTGGAACAAAGTTTTAACAGCGATCGCAATTTTGTCCCTATCTGCGATCGGCTTTAAAACTATCTCCGCTGCTTTAGCAACTCCAGAGAAAACCAGCGAAACTCCTGTTAATATTCAAAATAATGATGAATATTTAGTTGCTGATACTTGTCAAGAGTTTTGGGTGTTAACTAAATATGCCGGTCGATTGAATGTGCGAAATACTCCGGCTGGCAAGGCAATTACTAGTATAGATTTTGCTTCGATCGTTTCTCTTCAACAATATTCTGATGATGGAGAATGGGCTTTAGTTAAGGTTGAAAGTAAAAATAAATATGGTTTGAAAGGTTGGGTATCAACAGATTATTTAACTTGTTATCAGTAGAGATATAGATTGTTTATTTTAGGTAAGGGATAGAGTGCGATCAAAGTTTGCAAGCAAGTACGCTACAAGCTTG
The Leptolyngbyaceae cyanobacterium DNA segment above includes these coding regions:
- a CDS encoding DUF3326 domain-containing protein, whose protein sequence is MLQRPYTVVLIVPTGIGASIGGYAGDALPVARAIASCCDRLITHPNVLNGASLYWPLPNTFYVEGYGLDKFAAGYWGLRPVHQNRIGLILDRAIEPDLQLRHLQAADAARATLGLNLTDYVITDAPLGVELRTAASGASWGTIQNPDSLLRAAELSITKAKAEAIAVVARFPENIDSQIEQNYRQGKGVDPVAGAEAVISHLIVRQFQIPCAHAPACSPPPLDPHLSPRSAAEELGYTFLPCVLVG
- a CDS encoding 2Fe-2S iron-sulfur cluster-binding protein, coding for MSKTYTVEIQHQGKTYTLQVPENQQILSAANAAGIELPSSCNAGVCTTCAAQITEGEVDQTDGMGVSPELQAKGYVLLCIAYPRSDLKIVTEKEDEVYHLQFGQFQKT
- a CDS encoding GTPase encodes the protein MTNKDLSLDDLLTKIGEAYKDMENKIGHCNVLVIGKTGVGKSTLINVVFRDRIAETGVGRPVTEGIRQHTKQNYPITVYDTPGLELNAEQVKSVQLEVAEVIEDKRLLSAKEHIHVVWYCINHEAHKFEKLEEDWIKEIDLKEVPVILILTQAISVDEEDSSEFIKWLEKKNLPVSYIIPVLAEPKQVGRYFIETYGLNRLVEATFELLPEVAKKAFVKEQIASIDLKAEEAFNYVTGYVASSAIIGASPIPFSDAFLLVPVQATMLAHINVIFGLPFDKAFIGALLSAIGGAGGVTAAGRFIVTNLIKLIPGTGTVIGGAIAASTAATLTLALGLSYIELLKRYLRAQINGETISLANLTKMFVNLYQDYLQTGRKTLKKDDSRPPREIDIE
- a CDS encoding NACHT domain-containing protein: MKHSRRSVGNRYKLLKAVKNEVTARLEQSLHNSVRIMLLKETSPQPMQRLWDVDVKIGKRSAFQLKREVSIAQVFAQTGGKLMILGTPGSGKTTTILELASELISRAENDVEKPLPVLFNLSAWQPKHENIADWLVAELKSKYKIGNKVSKKWIKEKQLLPLLDGLDELEASQRELCLKAVNQLLEGEKALKHLVISSRLEEYKNSQTKLKLHGAIYLRPLNPDRIREYLMASRSRELWENIKTEPQLLDLARTPLLLNMMALAYEEILIHAWKRITSKRERYEYLLNAYVRRMLTQNIDSKLYPRGKEPRPETMRQWLIWLAKKMYQLNQQEVAIEKLDRNWLETNSQKRLYRLGVFLTLGGIMGVKKLILRFVMWRNGYIAWNYRRFLNLATERLFLQKVDGRYRFVHELLQKHFAQMEK
- a CDS encoding SH3 domain-containing protein, which gives rise to MNNSSSSLILIIAGATILAATVGVTLGVMRSQNSQPTVSNQQIAPNVTLSPTPEPEISTPPSSRAITPETSQPTEETPSSVASVTPQPRVAKAASLKKEVCTRANMAIVADPNPPLNVRSSPKVEPDNIVGKLENGTRVSVVGDRNTWFQINSPVKGWVAKNRTQSSCTQMRVRVSFASGANSATISDRIIGGGEHQYLLRLRKGQTMSINSNKGSFPTIIAPDGKILAGDPYTDGDRNEWTGNLPVSGDYKLQFESNGAGFEYGFSVQVK
- the purB gene encoding adenylosuccinate lyase, coding for MWRTVIERYTLPEMGNLWTENYKLKTWLAVEIAVCEAQAELGYTPTEAVEEIKAKANFDIKRVQEIEAEVRHDVIAFLTNVNEYVGDAGRYIHLGLTSSDVLDTALALQMVASVDVLLERVEDLIQAIRYQAQQHRETVMIGRSHGIHAEPITFGFKLAGWLAEMHRNRDRLVNMRRSVAVGKISGAVGTYANVEPRVEAIACQKLGLEPDTASTQVISRDRHAEFVQVLALLGASIERFAVEIRNLQRTDVLEVEEFFSKGQKGSSAMPHKRNPIRSERLTGMARILRGNAVAALENVALWHERDISHSSVERMILPDSCTIAHFMLVETIDLVKHLLVYPENMARNMNVYGGVVFSQRVMLTLVEKGLRREDAYAIVQSCAHQAWNKPEGNFHNLISKDERVTKVLSPEEIEACFDPKHHLKHLNEVYQRLSI
- a CDS encoding SH3 domain-containing protein — its product is MKRKRNWNKVLTAIAILSLSAIGFKTISAALATPEKTSETPVNIQNNDEYLVADTCQEFWVLTKYAGRLNVRNTPAGKAITSIDFASIVSLQQYSDDGEWALVKVESKNKYGLKGWVSTDYLTCYQ